The genomic interval TACGTGGTGCCCGCCGGGCTCGACCGCTGGGACCGGGCGTGGTACGGCATCTACGGCACCACCCCGCCGCCCCCCACCCAGGACAACTACCCCTACGCGCCGCCCGGGGCGCTTTTCTACGCGGGCCGGGTCCGCAACGACTCCGGCGGCCCGGTGGCTCAGCTCGACGGCGTGCTCGTGCAGCGCGGCGAGGAGACGGTCACCGCCCAGTCGGGGACCTGGGACACGGCGGGGCGCACCTGGACGGTGACGGACGCCTGGATCACCCGCCCCGGCGAGGACCCCCGGCAGGTCAGGGGGCCCCTCGTCTTCCCGCAGCGCGACACCCTGAGCCCGCCCCAGCCCCCCGCGAACAAGGTCAGCACGCCGAGGCTGCGCGAGCGGCTGGGGTCGGCGAACCTCAGCCCCGCCCAGCGGCGCGACGACACCTTCCAGCTCGCCGCGCGGGTGGCCGATCCCCTGACGCCCGTGGTCTTCGCGCTCGCGGCGGGGGCGCTGGGGCTCCTGATCCGCAACCGGGCGGCGGCCTTCGCGGCGGTGCTCGTCTTCATCGTGGTGTTCTACGTGCTGTGGACGACCGTGCCGCAACTCGCGCGGGCGGGGGCGGTGGCGCCGACTCTCGCGGCGTGGCTGCCCAACCTCGTCTTCTTGCTGTTCGCCGCCCTGAGCGCCTGGAGGCTGCGGTGAGATTTCCCCTGAAGAGGTTCGAGCGCTACGTCCTCGCCGAGATTCTCCCCACGCTCGTCGGGGCGCTCGCCGCCGTGATCGT from Deinococcus planocerae carries:
- a CDS encoding LptF/LptG family permease, with the protein product MPPVSAILIRSVLREVLRWYAAGLALFLVLQLADILSTTVGLLLGYDATPLEALTAFGAFAPTILNRALVLAVPFAVLLAFGRLQGDSELKAMFAAGGRPLGLVWPLALPFVLVGLVAFVNAGYVVPAGLDRWDRAWYGIYGTTPPPPTQDNYPYAPPGALFYAGRVRNDSGGPVAQLDGVLVQRGEETVTAQSGTWDTAGRTWTVTDAWITRPGEDPRQVRGPLVFPQRDTLSPPQPPANKVSTPRLRERLGSANLSPAQRRDDTFQLAARVADPLTPVVFALAAGALGLLIRNRAAAFAAVLVFIVVFYVLWTTVPQLARAGAVAPTLAAWLPNLVFLLFAALSAWRLR